The window CGTTGGCAAGATCTGTCCATGGATTTTCTCTCGTCTGCTTCATGCCCAGACTGATCCTTCTTTTCGAACTGTCGATTTCAAGGACGACTACTTCAACTTCGTCACCTTTTCTGACCATTTCTGATGGATGCCTTATCCTTTTTGCCCACGACATGTCAGAAATATGGACAAGGCCATCGATACCGTCTTCGATCTCCACAAAAGCACCGAAATTAGTCAGGTTCCTGACTTTGCCATTCATTCTGGTTCCGGCCGGGTACTTACTCTCGAGAGCTTTCCAGGGATCCGGTTCCAGCTGTTTGAGGCCCAACGATATCTTCTCGTGTTCCTTGTCGACATTAAGGATGACAGCTTCCACTGTATCGCCGATCGCAACAACCTTGGAGGGATGTTTTACATGTCTCGTCCAGGACATCTCTGAGATATGGATAAGACCCTCGATACCTTTTTCGAGTTCAACGAAAGCTCCGTAATCGGTGATCGAGACGACCTTGCCTCTCATCTTCTTCCCAACGGGATAACGTTCGTCGACACCTTCCCAAGGATATGGAGTGAGCTGTTTGAGGCCGAGAGAGATCCTTTCCCTTTCCTTGTCGAAATCAAGGACCTTGACCTTAAGTTTGTCACTGATAGCAACAACTTCGGAAGGATGACTGACCCTGCCCCATGTGAGATCTGTCAAGTGCAGAAGCCCGTCTATGCCACCGAGATCAACGAACGCTCCGAAATCGGTGATATTCTTCACGATTCCTTCGCGAATCTCTCCAACCTCTATCTCGGCAAGAAGGGTCTTCTTGTTTTCTTCACGCTCGGCTTCCAGCACGACTCGTCGGGAAACAACGATGTTTCTTCTTCTCTTGTTAAGCTTGATGATCTTACAATCGAGTTCCTTGCCGATAAGGTCATCAAGATTCGGTACCTGGCGAAGAGCGATCTGCGATCCTGGAAGGAACGCGTCGACTCCCATCAACTTGACAACCAGCCCACCCTTGATCCTTCTGTCTACCAGGGCATTGACTGTGCTTGCATCGTCATAAGCTTCCTTGATCTCGTTCCAGGCCTTGAGGAAGTCAGCCTTCATCTTTGAAAGAACGATCAATCCATCCTGGTTTTCCATCTTCTCAAGGAAAACATCAAAGATGTCGCCTTTCTTGACCTCTGTACAATTGGCGAATTCATTGATTGGAATTGTGCCTTCACTCTTGAACCCAACGTCAAGAATGATCTCCTTCTCGTGAACCGAATAGACAGTACCCTTTACGATCTTGCCTTCCTTCAGTTCATCGGCCTCTGTGCGGATGCCCCCAGCGATTTCGAGCCAGTCTTCTCCCTCTTCAAAATCGGAATCGATCTCTCCAGGAGTAACCACCTCGAACATGGTCAAGTAGGAATACTTGGTAGAGTTGATCTCAGCTCCGCCAGTCTCCTCCTTGTCTGTTGTTCCGGATATACCGGTGTCCTGTTGTGTTTCCTCGGATTTTTCTTCGTGCATTGATTAATCGCCCCTTTCATATGGATTTTAACAGAGTTATGATATCTCCTGAAGTAGTTAAGCGCAAGCGGTTTTTATCTGTTTCAGGGGGGCTTTTCTCGGTCAGATTATGGCGGCTATTTCGTGAAGTCTTCTCAGAACGTCATTTACCACCCATTCAGGTGTCGATGTTCCTGTCGCGAGGCCTATCTTTCTGTATTTTTCGAACCATTCCGTCATAATCTCGTCTGATGTCTCGATAAATCTTGCCTCTATTCCTGAATCGACACACATTTTGTAAAGTCTTTTAGTATTGGAGCTTGTCTTGCCTCCGACAACAAGCATCATATCAACTGAACGGGAAAGTTCGAGTGTGGCCTCACGTCTGAGTGTAGTCGCCTGGCATATGGTGTCATAGCTCCTGAGGTCCGGGATCTTCCTGCGAAGGACCTCTATTATCTCCACAGCTTTTTCACGAGCGTATGTTGTCTGTATAACCACCCCTGCCTGCAATACTCCTTCGACTTCGTCTGCTTCCGCAGGAGAATCGATGATAATCACTCCTCCTTCAGCACGTCCGGCAATTCCTTTTACCTCGGGATGACTCGAATCTCCTATGATTATTACCTGCCTGGTCTCCATGGACATTTTCTCGACATGTTCCTGAATCTTCCGAACAAAGGGACATGTCGTATCTATGAGATTGATCCCCATTTCTTCAGCCTGGATCCTGATCGAAGGGTCGACTCCATGAGCCCTGACTATCAGAGTGTCTCCTACTCTGAGTTCCTTCATCGAATTAACGGGGACCACGCCTTTTTCCCTTAGTTTCTCAACGGCTTGAGGATTGTGTATCACATCGCCGATCGTATATATCCTTAGCTCGCTTTTTGCGAGGCCTTCTTCGATAAGGGTCATGGCCCTCTTAACTCCGAAACAGTAACCGGTATGAGGAGAACAGACCACTTCAAGCTTCTGATTCATCTTTAAGCACCTTCAGGGATTCAGCTATCATTCCAGCCAGTATTTCGTAATCGGACTTCCGGTCATCCGGAACATAATCAGGATTCAGTCTGATCGGACGGCCTATACGAACTTCCAGTTTTTCTTTTCGCATCATGCATCTGCCAAGCATACCAGCACCTTTTATAAAAATCGGAACGATTCCCTTGCCGGTATTCATCGCTATAAAACCAAGCCCTGATTTTAACTTTCCTATTTCCCCCGTTCTGGATCTCGTACCTTCAGGAAACAACAGGACCGAATACCCGTCAGCGAGCTTGTCGAATATCACCTTGATCGATTTTCGATCAGCAGCCCCTCGCTTTACGGGAAACGCATGGTACTTCCTTATCAGCCACCCCAAAAACCTGTTCTTGAAAAGTTCGATCTTAGCCATAAACCAGATTTCCCGCTTCACGACGCAACCGACCAGGGGTGGGTCCGCGTAGGAGATGTGGTTCGATGCAAAAATGAAATTTTCCCTGTACAACAGATTGTCCATCCCATATACCTTCAGGCCGAATACGGTCCTGAAAAAACAATTGATCAATACTCCTGTAATTCGCCAGTAGAGCGGAACTTTTCGAGTTTCGCAAGGTTGGCCGCGCTTTATACGCAATTGCGATAATCTTTTATACTCTTTCCTGACGGCCTTTTCTATTATCTCGACCTGACCTTCAATGGTCGTCTCAGACGTATTTACTACTACAGCGCCGGGGGCCTTTCTTAATGGACTGTTTTCTCTGCCGGAATCTATCCTGTCTCTCTCAGAAATATTGTGTCTTATCTCTTCTCGATCCGGATCCATCCCCATAGAGCGCATCTGGGATATCCTTCTATCGGTCCTTGCATC is drawn from Candidatus Latescibacterota bacterium and contains these coding sequences:
- a CDS encoding 30S ribosomal protein S1; this encodes MHEEKSEETQQDTGISGTTDKEETGGAEINSTKYSYLTMFEVVTPGEIDSDFEEGEDWLEIAGGIRTEADELKEGKIVKGTVYSVHEKEIILDVGFKSEGTIPINEFANCTEVKKGDIFDVFLEKMENQDGLIVLSKMKADFLKAWNEIKEAYDDASTVNALVDRRIKGGLVVKLMGVDAFLPGSQIALRQVPNLDDLIGKELDCKIIKLNKRRRNIVVSRRVVLEAEREENKKTLLAEIEVGEIREGIVKNITDFGAFVDLGGIDGLLHLTDLTWGRVSHPSEVVAISDKLKVKVLDFDKERERISLGLKQLTPYPWEGVDERYPVGKKMRGKVVSITDYGAFVELEKGIEGLIHISEMSWTRHVKHPSKVVAIGDTVEAVILNVDKEHEKISLGLKQLEPDPWKALESKYPAGTRMNGKVRNLTNFGAFVEIEDGIDGLVHISDMSWAKRIRHPSEMVRKGDEVEVVVLEIDSSKRRISLGMKQTRENPWTDLANEFTVGTETPGTISRILDRGAVVELRTDVEGFVPLSHLGIDGIKKPTEHFDTNNKLPLKVIKMDPQNKRIVLSVNAFFEGKSKEELEEFREKFPRREVNNDLPDDTSGDMAEPYDDAYQEDIVTDKAPEPEEVAVEESPDEVKTNDDPVTEPSDAPVEEPAVEEEASEETADKEAVEDEEKKE
- the ispH gene encoding 4-hydroxy-3-methylbut-2-enyl diphosphate reductase codes for the protein MNQKLEVVCSPHTGYCFGVKRAMTLIEEGLAKSELRIYTIGDVIHNPQAVEKLREKGVVPVNSMKELRVGDTLIVRAHGVDPSIRIQAEEMGINLIDTTCPFVRKIQEHVEKMSMETRQVIIIGDSSHPEVKGIAGRAEGGVIIIDSPAEADEVEGVLQAGVVIQTTYAREKAVEIIEVLRRKIPDLRSYDTICQATTLRREATLELSRSVDMMLVVGGKTSSNTKRLYKMCVDSGIEARFIETSDEIMTEWFEKYRKIGLATGTSTPEWVVNDVLRRLHEIAAII
- the cmk gene encoding (d)CMP kinase, giving the protein MKDIIVTIDGHAGSGKSTTASILADRLGLMYLDTGAMYRAVTYAVIGRGVDPEDEQKVSEVAETVSIELRESGGVPTFFLDGEEVESKIRTLEVSNAVSPVSRYKSVRLAMVRIQRKIGAGGGVVAEGRDTGTTVFPSAEVKVFLEADIDARTDRRISQMRSMGMDPDREEIRHNISERDRIDSGRENSPLRKAPGAVVVNTSETTIEGQVEIIEKAVRKEYKRLSQLRIKRGQPCETRKVPLYWRITGVLINCFFRTVFGLKVYGMDNLLYRENFIFASNHISYADPPLVGCVVKREIWFMAKIELFKNRFLGWLIRKYHAFPVKRGAADRKSIKVIFDKLADGYSVLLFPEGTRSRTGEIGKLKSGLGFIAMNTGKGIVPIFIKGAGMLGRCMMRKEKLEVRIGRPIRLNPDYVPDDRKSDYEILAGMIAESLKVLKDESEA